The Malassezia vespertilionis chromosome 2, complete sequence genomic sequence AGGAGTTTTGTTGCTTGGAACCACATTGTAATCAGCATGTCTATTGAGGAAATTACTGATGACGTGAAAGACGTACGTATTAAGCCTTGCATTATTAGGTGGATGCGCAGATACTGACGCATTTCTTTTCCGTATACAGCTCAAGGTCGACAACATTCCTGGGGGTGAAGAAGGCGAGGTTGACGTTTCGGACCGTGTTCagtcgcgcgcggagcgcaagaGCCGCAAGTCGTTGCAGAACATTGGCCTCAAGCATCTCCCTGACATTAAGCGTGTGACGCTCCGTCGTGCCCGTGGCGTATGTACTTTGACTTGGTCGTGCTAACAACAGCACCTCTACGTTGTTGCGGACCCCGATGTGTACAAGTCGCCCGCTTCTGACTGCTACATTGTCTTTGGTGACGTGAAGAACGAGGACATgagcgcgtttgcgcaggCTCAAGCCGCCCAGCAGATGCTCGCTGCGGACGGTCAGCAGGGTGCCGGCGCggacggcggcgctgagCCTATATTCAAGCCGAGCGATCTCACTGGTGGCAAGAGGGTTgacgaagaggaggaggacgacGGTTCGCCTATCGACGAGACTGGCGTGGACTCGAAAGACGTCGACCTTGTTATGGAGCAGGTATGTTATGACTAGTGATTTTTTTTGATCGATGCTTACCACTGCACCTGCCCTACGCGATATCCTATTCGCGTACGCTTTTCGTGCTTGTACAGGTTTCTGTCTCTCGTCGCAAGGCTGTCAAGGCACTGAAGGAGAATGATGGCGACTTGATCAATGCCATCATGAGCGTGAGCTAAATAAGGAAAGGTTCGTGCCAGAGAACGTTCTATGCAACAATGCACGCGACCACAatgagcgcaagcgcatcggtAGAAGACACCTGTAGCGTCCGTATGCAAAACGCTGCGTGCGAAGCGGCGAGGAAATATGGTGCTTATTTCCAACTCTGATCGACGCGTACGCGCGGAGCGCTCCGATGGATGGTCGTCGCTTGCCGCTACGACGTGCATATTGATTCATCATGTCGCGTTCCTACGATAGAGGTGCGTTTTAGCGACTATTGATGGGCGGAATACTAATACATTTAATTGCAGCGCTTACGGTGTTTTCTCCTGATGGTacgtgcagtgcatctTGCCGAAAAAAAGCAGGCTAACCGTATCAGGTCATTTGTATGTGGTGCAATGAAATGCATTGAGCAAGACTCACACTATTTACAGATTCCAGGTGGACTATGCATTAGAAGCTGTGCGAAAGGGTACCTGTGCTGTACGTATATGCCGTATACGCTTACCTATCCAGGTTGGCTTGCGTGGAAAGAACGTTGCCGTGTTGGGCGTTGAGAAAAAGAGCCTTCAGCAGCTGCAGGACTCCCGGACTGTGCGAAAGACGGCGATGCTAGATGATCACATCTGCTTGGCATTTGCAGGTGTGTACAGCAATGAATTTTGCAGTGCTGACGCCAGGCTTGAacgccgatgcgcgcattcTCATTGACAAAGCACGGGTGGAGTGCCAGTCGCACCGTCTTACGCTGGATGATCCTGTGAGTGTGGATTTCATTACACGCTATATTGCCGGCGTCCAGCAAAAATACACACAATCCGGCGGCATGCGGCCATTTGGTATTTCTACGTTGATCATTGGTTTCGATCAAAACcagagcgtgccgcgcttgtATCTTACGGAGCCATCCGGCATGTACTCTTCGTGGAAGGCCAATGCTGTGGGCCGCTCATCCAAGACTGTGCTCGAGTTCCTTGAGAAGAACTACAAGGAGGATATGACGGAAGAAGAGACAGTCAAGCTTACCGTAAAGAGCCTGCTTGAAGTGGTTCAAACAGGTGCCAAGAGTGCGTATTTATTGCCATACTGACGACAGATGTGGAAATTGCCGTCATGTCTGGCCACGGCAAGCTTCGGGTACGTTGCCGATGCGTGACTCACCACAGAATCTTGAGCAGCAAGAGATCGAAGCGGTGGTCAAAGTCATTGAGACCGAGCAGGAAGCCGAGGCCGATCGTCGCCGTACACTCCGTGCTGCCACGGCGAACGCGGCAGAGTCGATCAATCAGTAGAGGTCGAACGTAGATCACGGTAGCCCTGTATTCATCTCTATGGACCGAATGTATCGTGTCGTGCTgcatctgcagcgcccTCTTCCTCGTTGTCGTACTGCCACGCAGGCCCAGCATCGTCCTCAAGCTCGTACTCTatgtcgcgctgcatcgataACGGCTGCGCATCAGCCATggccgcacgccgccgcgacgaTGGATGCACAAGCCCCAAGAAGGAATAAAACAACGCGCGTCCTCGCCGTCGAAGCTCTATTATGCGTGGCGAAGACTCCTCTGCCAAGTGAATCGGCCCTGCGTGGGTCTCTTCTAGCACCTCTGGCGCCTGGAACCTGCGTTTTACCAAGATTGGAACGACCATTGCCACAATGACAAAGACAAAGATGGTGACATTTTTCCACGTAAAAAAATGGAAACCGTCCACGGCCGTCATCTCGTTCAGCTCTTCTCCAATTGCCGTGTGCATGAGTGAGGTGGAAATGACGCCCAGGAATGTCGAAGTCCAGAACGCGTACACCCCAATTCcaagatgcggcgcaatcaAGTTGATCATAAAGTCAGGCG encodes the following:
- the EGD2 gene encoding GAL4 enhancer protein (COG:U; EggNog:ENOG503NYAS), translating into MSIEEITDDVKDLKVDNIPGGEEGEVDVSDRVQSRAERKSRKSLQNIGLKHLPDIKRVTLRRARGHLYVVADPDVYKSPASDCYIVFGDVKNEDMSAFAQAQAAQQMLAADGQQGAGADGGAEPIFKPSDLTGGKRVDEEEEDDGSPIDETGVDSKDVDLVMEQVSVSRRKAVKALKENDGDLINAIMSVS
- the PRE6 gene encoding proteasome endopeptidase complex (COG:O; MEROPS:MER0016363; EggNog:ENOG503NWE5); translated protein: MVDYALEAVRKGTCAVGLRGKNVAVLGVEKKSLQQLQDSRTVRKTAMLDDHICLAFAGLNADARILIDKARVECQSHRLTLDDPVSVDFITRYIAGVQQKYTQSGGMRPFGISTLIIGFDQNQSVPRLYLTEPSGMYSSWKANAVGRSSKTVLEFLEKNYKEDMTEEETVKLTVKSLLEVVQTGAKNVEIAVMSGHGKLRNLEQQEIEAVVKVIETEQEAEADRRRTLRAATANAAESINQ